cATTATCTTGATATTTGTAGCCTAGTTCGGGGTAATCAATTGGGTAATCACGATCTGGATGCTAACACACCAAAGTATTTCAGCAGATCAAACCAAGcatttgtgaaatactgtagcAGAACAGATCATTATAGATCATTGAGAAAAACAGTGTTTAAAGCTGATTGGATGGAGACGTGTGTTTATCACTTCAAGTTCAAAACAGATGTCTTGTCTGATCAGAGTCCATGGTGCTAGTCAAATGCAGTAATGTGAACAAAGTGCAAAACCAAACATAGTCACTTCAAACTGATGTCTTATTTAGTGTGTCACATGTAGCCAAGAACTAATCATTCATGGTCAAGCATTGAATGGTGACAGTAGTTACCTTTTCGTCAAGTTAGTTGCTTACTCTGACCTTCCTGTAAGCAAGGAATTTTATGTAACTGGACCTTCACAAATTTTAGCTGAATACCTGTGGCTTAGTTTATTTCAATATGAGTGTGCTGCTTTGAAGATATTTCTTGAATTTTTTATCATGTTTATGATTGAatcatttcagtgtttgttttccATCAGACATGCATTAGTAAATGACCTCTTTCAGTTAGAAACATTTATTCTCATCTAATTAGCATGAGCGTCGTTAAAAAGTCTGAgtttatatacacacgtgtgtgtgtgtgtgtatgtgtgtgtatgtatatatattatttatatatatatatatatatatatatatatatatatatatatatatatatatatattatacacacacacacacacaatctttcaATAAAGAATTCGTTACGGTACATGTAAGAATTGataatatttttctcatcttttttttttttttttttttttttttttttaaaacaacaatcatatttattatggaatatttcttttctgttttttttccctgttctaCATAGGACTCAAGACATAAAAACCAAGAAACATCATATACCTTTGGTAGACCGTACACCTTTGGAGCCACCACCTGTCGTGGTGGTTGTGATGGGGCCCCCGAAAGTGGGCAAGAGCACCCTGATCCGTTGCCTGATCAAAAACTACACACGGCAGAAGCTTTCAGACATCTGTGGCCCTGTAACCATAGTATCAGGTGAGTTGATGATTGTTCTGATGTATTCCTGTGAAACCTTTCTTTATATGCATAGTTTAATTTATATGAATAGTATTCTGTTTTAATATGCCTCTTTCGCTTATCTCTAGGGAAGAAACGGCGTCTGACCTTTATCGAATGTAACAATGATATCAATACCATGATAGATTTGGCAAAGGTTGCAGACCTGGTGAGTGTCCCTTATGGAAAAGTTGTATATGTTAAAGGCTGAGCAGTTAATAGTTCTTTTCCCTTCACTAGGTCCTGATGCTGATAGATGCTAGTTTTGGCTTTGAGATGGAGACCTTTGAGTTCCTCAACATCTGTCAGGTCCATGGTTTCCCTCGTGTCATGGGGGTGCTCACACATTTGGACTCCTTCAAAAATAACAAGTCACTCAATAAGACCAAGAAACGTCTCAAACATCGCTTCTGGACTGAAGTTTACCAGGTAAAAGCCACATAGCTCCGAAATCACCAGTCttaatcattttaaaccatCAATATAAAGCCTTGTATAACTCGCCTTATCTTCAACTAAAAGGGAGCCAAGCTATTTTACCTGTCTGGGATGGTGTATGGCGAGTACCAGACACAGGAAGTGAAGAACCTTGGACGATTCATTTCAGTCATGAAGTTTAGACCCTTGGTGTGGCAAACCTCTCACCCTTATGTTGTGGCTGATCGGTAAGTGTAGAAATAAGCAAAAACCTTGCACCATATTAATTAATGGTGCAAATTTTTTTTCATGGGCGGTACTGTGTCACAGCTCCAGGTCATGAAACAGTCTGAGTTTCATGTCCTGTCCGTGtaggtttcctcagggttcctGCCACCTGCCAATAAGGGGACTGGCAGTGCTCAATTGCCTCTTGGACTTGTTTTTTTAATACCGGTTCATTGCTATGACAAGATTTTTATGAAATGTGGTCAGGtttagttttagattttttttattttattgaagataaactttttaaattttttatttttataaagtttGTACATTTTCCTTACATTTTAACCTGTTTCTCGCCATAAAATAGCCATGGAAGCTGGCgttataaacaaacaagtaaacaaacaaactgcaaatgtgtgtaatatatacagATGCCTGCAATATACTGACATCCTGATCAGGGTGTgtccctgcctcatgcccagtgttcctgggataaacTGCAGATCCACTCCATCCCTGAACAGAATAAAATGGTTACTTAAGATGGCTGAATGTATGATGCTCAATTTCTCTGTACAGGATGGAAGATCTAACTGAACCAGAGGCTATTCGATTAGATCCTAAATGTGACAGAACTGTCTCTCTGTATGGCTACCTGCGTGGGACGTTCCTGAAGAACAAAGGCCAGGTTCATATTCCAGGTAAAACAGATAAATTGTAACCCTTAATACAATCATACACTGTGAGGTTTTGAACAACTGGAGggtttttaatttaaacaatgTTAGCATCACATACCATAGATCAAGGTCTAGGCATAGATCTGCAGTTATATTATAAATAGTTTCCaataaaatattcacatttgttttatttcacttataCCCACTATTCATTACTCAGATGTTGTTTTAAAGTATTAAAATGTACTTTACAGGAATAGGAGACTTCTCTGTGTCCGACATCAGCTTTCTTCCTGACCCGTGTCCGCTGCCGGATATGCTGAAGAAGAGAGCTCTGAATGAGAAGGAGAGACTGCTCTACGCTCCCATGGCAGGGGTTGGAGGAGTGGTGTATGATAAAGATGCAGTGTACATTGACATGCCTGTTGGCCACGTGAAACAGGACCAGGTTGGGTCACTTCATTTCTCCTCTTGCTGAAattgttttttacatttagcTCAGTGGACAGTATATGAAACAGTCCTTCCCTTACCAGACTCTCGTCTTCacctttatataaataaaatgtgaacaAGATAAGATTGAAAATgtagttacagctttaactctgactgCAACAAAAAAGATAAATCACAGAAAACATCAATATCATATCAAtgattaaacataaaaaaaaatgtttttaatgtgtttataattaaacttagattatgtggaacgTCTGACAATGCTTCAGTCCCTTTGGATACTACAGAAACAATGATCAGCACCTTTCAGTCAATTTGAGAACtgattcgagaattcagcagtgctctCACTAATAAGTGGCTTAAGAAAACATGTAACCTTCTGTATAaatcaaataatttttaataagaaattatatacgattttttttcttctgtggatcagaattttgttttatgtttacaACCGGAAAGCAAGTGAAAACCTTAAAAGTGTGACATAACTGAAtagacttttttcttcttttttttttctagaggaATCCGGACACTTGTGCAAAGATGAAACACTTGCAttgaattaaatatttatgtattatgtGAATTTTACATAATCAAGAAAATGATTATGtaaaattaatgttttaatttcaGTCACCCTCATACATGTACATTACATTGTGCATTTTGCACTGTCTGAGAGCTTTTATGCTCCAGGTTGTGCTTCACTTACTGTATCTGCTAAAGTCAGAGACAAACCAGAGTTGCCTGatttacatcacaaaagaaaaatgtaaatagtttTGCATTCACTtaaaattgtgaaatgtttGAATAGAAACCCAGCAAATGACCAACTCTGTTACTGCGAACAAGTTGCAGGTTGGATGTTAAGTTTTTCTCTCTTGTCCCTTCATCAACGgtttatttttctatattttaattgaatttaaatggtCTAGTGTATATAGTGCCTTgcgaaagtattcacccccttggcatttttcctattttgttgCCTTACAACAtggaattaaaatggatttggggggggggttgtatcATTTGATTTACACAACATGCCTACCACTTTGAagatgcaaaatattttttattgtgaaacaaacaataaaaaaagtcaattCTTTTGTAGAGCCACCTTTTGCAGCAATTACAGCTGCAAGTCTCTTGGGGTACGTCTCTATAAACTTGGCACATCTAGCCACTTGGATTTTTGCCCTTTCTTCAAGGTAAAACTGCTCCAGCTCCTTCAAGTTGGATGGCTTCTGCTGATATACAGCAATCTTTAAGTCACATCACAGATTCTCAATTGGATTGAGGTCTGTTCTTTGATTAGGCCATTCcaagacatttaaatgtttccccTTAAACCACTCAAGTGTTGTTTTAGGAgtatgcttagggtcattgtcctgctggaaggtgaacCTCCGTCCCAGTGTCAGATCTCTGGAAGACTGAAACAGGTTTCCCTTATTTAGTGCCATCCATGATTCCTTCAATTctgaccagtttcccagtccctgctgatgggaaaacatccccacagcatgatactgccaccaccatgctgcactgtggagatggtgttctcagggtgatgagaGGTGTTGGATTTGTGCCAGACAAGCGTTTTCCTTGATGGCCAGAAAGCTCAGTTTTAATCTCCTCTGACCAGAGTACCTTCTTCCATATATTTGAGGAGTCTCCCACATGCCTTTTGGTGAACAGCAAATGTGTTTgcttattttgtttcttttagcAATGTTTTTTTCTGGCCACTCTTCTGTAAAGCCCAGCTCTATGGAGTGTATGGCTTAAAGTAGTCTTATGGACAGACTCCAATCTCTGCTGTGGAGGTTTGCAGCTCCTtcagggcggctgtggctcaggtggtagagcaggttgtccactaattgtagggttggcagtttgattcctggcccacatgactccacgtccttgggaaaaaaaactgaacccaaaaaagttgctcctgatgggaAGCTtacaccttgcatggcagctctgctactgtactttgctctgtgtgtgtgtgtgggtgaattaGAACCAgtataaagcactttggaactgctaaggttaaaacaATGCCATATAAgcgcagaccatttaccattttaccatcTTTGGTCTCTTTGTTGGCTTTTTGATTGTCCTCCTTGTCTGGTCCGTGGGTTTTGGTGGGCGGCCCTCTCGTGACAGGTTTGTTGtggtgccatattctttccattatgtaataatggatttaatggtgtaatgggatgttcaatgttttggatatttttttaataacccaACCCTGATCTGAACTTCTCCACAATTTTGTCCCTTGGCCTTCATGGTGCCACATGGTTAGTGATGCCCCTTGCTCAGAGCTGTTGCAGACTTTGGGGCAATTATAATTAGTTGTCAgttgtgcttgagacaacacctgttttgtatttttgtgctATTGTGAATGATTCTACTTAGGGGGTtcaataattttgagactggagaagtcattataagttgcaatttcagttgaatttggggaaaccacttgaagcgttcgttgtGTTTAACTACagtatttcaattgcttttgtttgatttgtccattgcaaacagctgaaagtctgtaaattttgataataaacctgatatgcaatgggggttgaataattttaattgGAACTGTATACTGAGATCAGGTGACAGATTATGTGATACTTTGCACACAGGTGGGGACTTTATtgaactaattatgtgacttctgaaggTAATTGGTTGCACCAGATCACTTCATAGCGGAGGGGCTGAATACATATGCATGCATCACTTTTCCATTTTCAGttgtttagaatttttttaaaaacaaggttttttttgtttttttttttcatttcaattcaccaatttggattttttttgtgtatatccaTTGCATGAAATCCAATTTGCACCatttttggattattttccttacagtggaatgatgtttCAAATAATTTAGATATCTTTTTAATTTCCTTGCCAGACTTTCTGAAGGCCTcgcagaactctttagatcctGGCATGATGACATGATTACGTCATACGCACATAATGTGATGCCAGTagctttagcagacacccagagtcaccgacaatgactttcttcaatTTAAAGTAATACCTAAATACTGTTATGTAATATAAACTtctatattagtttatattacatataagtatttatgcattatttttatacatgcacaaaaagcactgacttaaactacagtcctaaatggaataatatatattctggtgtgtgtctgtgtgtattgggttcttttcagtcttatataattggacaaacagttgtgtaaaattttagtctgaagtttatatttgtaacacttagtttaataaatgaaaaaaatagtattgaaagtttgcccccccatccgattaatcaattaattgaataaatgaataaataattggccaattaatcgattatgaaaataagttagttgcagccctaatttaaattgtgaaagtTACTACAAAATGTGAATTTTATATCATTTAATAGTGTaccaactttattaataggcactgtttcaaagaggatcgaatgtttgcttgtccaaatatgtcaaaaaagccaacaatttccatggggtgtactaaTTTTTTCACATGAGTGTATCAGAGAACAACTCCAACATTCCGGCATCATTTTAGACTTGTGTTGTGGATGCTGTTGTTGATGCATATTCTGTAAAAGAGCATCTGACTTTCCATGACAGGAGGAGTTGCGTCCTGCCACAGAGCTGATGCAATCCCTCATGGGCACACAAGCCACTCTGGATGTCAAGATTGCTGCCAGCAAAGTTTCACTGTTCACAGGAACTGCAGCACTGACTCCAGAGGAAGTGCAGGAGAAAAGGTATAGTTAGATTTGTCTTTTGGTTAGTTTAACTGATTTTCTTTCAGTTCTCTCGTATTGTATATTCTGAGATTTTGTGTTCCTTTAACAGCGGAAAGGAAGGACCTGTAGAGAGCCGAGTTTGGGACCAggagactcagagagagaggaggaaagcTGTCTTTAGCGATGATGCAGAAACAGACAATGGTGAAGGAATTGACGAAGAAGAGTCTGATGAAGGTGAAAGCAAGGAGGAAAAGgcagatgaggaggaggatgaggaggaggaagagcacgatgatgatgaggaagaggaggaggataaaGATGATGAGAGCAAATTGGACAAGAGTGAAGTGGCAAAGGATGGAAGGAAAACGGTGAAAGAGGCAGCTCCTCCCATGAAGAGACAGAAGCTGGAGCAAAATGGAAAAGACAGCATGCCTGTGGTAGAGATGCCTGCATTTGCAGACAGTGATGATGACTTGGAGAACAGTGATGAAGAATCAGAAGGAGAAGAGactgatgaggatgaagaggaggaaatggaagaagagaaacagaagacTAAAAAAAGCAGCTCAGCACCTCTGGACTCTGGTCACTGCTCTGAagaagaggatgatgatgatgatgatggagaggAAGTGCAAGGCGATAGTGACTCAGAAATGGAAGAACAAATAAGTGTTAAACCAACATTAAGAGAGGCTACAAAGCTAAAGACAAGTGATGAGGAGGAGATGGATGCAGAAGATGGAGAGCTGGGATCTGAAACTGCTGGTACTTTCACTCTCATGTTGCTTGTTTTATTATGATCAGGCAATTGATTGAGTCTTTACACCACTTTATTTCCCTGAGCcacttattttcattttaagacAAGGAACTTACAAGGGGGTTTAACTATAACccaaaataaattctgcatcGATTGCCATTAAGTTCTTTTGTTCTATTTGATGTGTTTGCCATAGGTTCACAAGGTTATTGACTGATGCGTATATCCTTGTTTTTGTACTCTCTAAGATGTAGACAGCATACTGCAACTATTGCAACACAATGCACAGAATGTGATTAAGTTATCTGTGATTCATATATCACAAACCAATATTGGGTAACATATTGTGTAGCCatattctgttgtttttaatatggaGTCTTATCCTTTCTCTCTGCTTATGTTTTGATACGTGCCTGTCAGGAGCACTGCGTTGGAAAGAAGATTTGGCCCGGAAAGCCATGGAAGCGTTTCAGAGACGACAACGTGCTGCACCTAACCTACGCAAGCTGGTGTATGGCAcaggtgagtgagtgaatcacAAGCATATATACAACTCTAGACAAGCTGGCATTTGTTATAAGAGACATGTTTGACAAATGATCTGTTTCTTTTATGAAAGAAGTACTGTACGCTGACTTTTATGGAACATATTGAGGTCCATTGTGTTCTTTTGTGACTGATGAAGGCAGGAGTATATTGAGTGCAACCCAGTTTGTAtttctcatttgtttgtgtcagtggtggaggaggaggaggaaaacagtgaggaggaggagttgggTGGGCTTTTCCGAGTTAGTCGGCCAGAGAAGAGTAAGAAATTAAGAGCGGATGCTGTGGACTGCTCACGTTTCCAGCCTGATGCCAGCCATGACTGGGACCAGGAGGAGGTGAGCAATGTGGCCAGCACACTTTCTTATCTAAATCTTAATTTTTCAAATATCTGGAATATTTAGgatgggggcatggtggcttactGGTTAGCACGTGTGCtttgcacctccggggttgcagtttgattcccgcctctgccctgtgtgcacagagtttccattttctcctcgtgcttcaggggtttcctctgggtactctggtttcctaccccagttcaaagacatgcattttagGCTCTTTGATATCTCTGAATGAGTGCGCGaatgagtgtgccctgcgaatGGGgagtcccccaccttgtgccctgagtaaTCCTGGATAGGCTCCTGGCTCCCAATGACTAGGGCTGGGTATTGTGACTAATTTGGCGAttcgattcttatttatatgggTTCGATTCAATTTCGATTTGATTCCATATCCAttagttatcaatatttcatttaaaatgttagttttgctgaaatggaatccatgttttaatataaatgctggtaactgaaaccctcctacttggctttattactgaaatacacttTTACTTTAACAATAGGACGCACgcaattatgtttaattactttttacttttactttgaataacaaacattgtaacaagaaatcataaatatgtgcatcAATGCACACAAGGTAAGCAAAAACTGCACACTGcatattactgtaaaaaaataaaaacattgtaaatgtgcaacaatgaaattcattaacaacttgaaacatgtttaagaaataaaaccgttttcaaaattcaaaacatcCCCAGGACGAGAGGCGAACTACAGATAATATTCACATCCTCTCAAGTAAAGCATGCGCATTAATAATCGATTCGGAGATTTCCCGAGTCGATATCGTTTTGTTAAATTGAAGATCGATTAAAATCGGacaattgattttttaaaatttttttatataaacctagCCCTACcaatgaccctgtgtaggatggtTTGAATATTTAGGAAACTGTATTAAGCGCACATCTGTACTGATATGTGTGTTTTCAGATGTTGGCCTCCATAAGGGACTGCTTTGTAACTGGAAAATGGGAAGGAGATAAAGACGCTGCTACTCTGCTTAAAGAGGATGGTAAAGACATTATTAGCCTATTTTTGTCTTTCAACAAAGATGTCTTTGTATCCTTTCTATTTTACTCTCATTAATCTACTGAATGAATCTACTCTCTAGATGAAATGTATGGAGATTTTGAAGACCTGGAAACTGGAGAGATTCACAAAGCAAAGTCTGGGAAGGGAGATGAAGCGGAGGTACTTGGATTAGGAGCAACATTCTTAcatcacttttttatttttgtttgtggtcCTAGTGTTGcatttgtatgtgtatttgtgtatgctTATCACAAgcagggagaggaggaggaggaggaggaggaggaggaagaagaggcaCCCAAATTAGTGAagattgatgatgatgaagctCAGAAAAACAAGcgtctggaaaagaaaaagagactgAAGGAGAGGTTCAATGCGgagtatgatgatgatgctaCCTACTTTGATGACCTCAAAGAGGAGATGCAGAAGCAGgctgaggtcagaggtcacagcTGTAACATGACTTGCATTCATCCTAACTTAACTTTTAAGCATCACTTAATCATTTAATgtagttgcttttttttttgcagtccaTTAGATGCATGGTCATTCAGTTTTAGAAATTCATAGACATACAAGGTAAAATTTAGATATTACATTCAGAGCTCACATGACTGAATATGAATGCTCTTTCAGCCCACAGCAGGTTGGAGcctaacaaaataaatataaaggaaTAATTGACATTGCTAATCAGAGAAAGCGGGCTTATAAGGCAACATGGCCTCACAGCATCACATTAAGTATGGGCTGCCCAGTCATCTTTTGACAGTGCCTGTATCTTAAAATGTTTTGACTTAATTATTAACATATGCACtaacaatatttacattttggtAATTTGGATGATTGGCAGtaattttactgaaaaaatatatataatttgttatGATCCCCCTGCAGTACCATGATGGTCCAGGAGGGGGATACAGCACACGGATTAAATACTGATAACTAACTTTTCTCTGTGTCTGCAGCTGAACAGGGCTGAGTTTGAGGACATGGATGATGAAACTCGTGTTCAGTATGAGGGCTTCAGGCCTGGCATGTATGTGCGTCTGGAAATCCCTGCACTTCCGTGCGAGTTTGTTACCAACTTTGACCCACATTATCCAGTAATACTCGGTGCCTTGGGAGCCAGTGAAGGCAATATTGGCTATCTGCAGGTGAGCATAAATCATAAGATCTTGACTAAGTCTCTGCTCTCTTCCActtcttattattgttattgatctttcagaattgtgagcataaaatattaattcagGACTCCCTGCTTAGAAACAGTGTTTAGTAGAAAATACCCTGCTATTGGAACAGACTAAAAATGTTGACTGGCTCCTTCTGTTGCCGTCTTTCACATTTCCTGTCCTTCTGTTTATCTCTTGACAATAGATGCGTTTGAAGAAACACCGCTGGTTTAATCGTATCCTGAAGACCCGTGACCCACTCATTCTATCGTTGGGCTGGAGACGTTTCCAGACCATTCCTCTCTACCACATTGAAGACCACAATGGCCGCCACCGCCTGCTCAAATATACTCCTGAACATATGCACTGTGGCGCCTCTATCTGGGGTAAGACAGCTACATGTTTCAGTATCATAGTCCGAGAAGGACACACTATTTAGTGTTATCCTTCACCTTTATCTGTCTCTTTTCCCTTTGCTATCTGCCCACCTCCCCCTGCCCCATTTAGGACCCATCACACCCCAGGGGACAGGTTTTCTTGCTGTTCAGAGTGTTGCAGGGACTCAAGTAAGATCTTTTAACATGTTAAAACTGCtctatattttaataaattattatgcATGCTTACTGTTTAAGAGCTGCTGAAGTTTCCTCCCTTTAGTTACTTTGAATCTGTCTCACTTTCCTTAGGCAAATTTCCGTATTGCTGCCACTGGAGTTGTCTTGGACTTGGACAAATCTGTGACCATTGTGAAGAAGCTAAAGCTGGTTGGATACCCTTATAAGATTTTTAAGAACACCTGCTTTGTCCAGGTAGGAGATCTTGCAGTCAGACAGCTATGTACTGTTGTAGCAGTACTGCACATGACAAAACGCCTAGAATGTTTCAGAAGTGATGGCTATTCTTAAAATACAGCGGCCACCCTTGTTAGATCAACCAGCTTGAAGCACTGTTTCTGCTTCACATATGTGGGTCCTACAGCTGAGATTTGAATTCGAGTTTATTCAGTGTTCTATGCCATCTGTGACCCTATTGCTCCAGAGGGTGTAATTAACCATGTTCTCAATGCGAGTGAAGGCTGGCAGGGTCCTTGTTTTCTCTGACACTGCCAGTTGGGAGGCCAGGACTTTTCATTTCATGTGGTTGGTAGGTCAAAAAGTGTCGTGGCAGGAGACAGTGGGCAGTGTGCTAAAGGAGAAAATGCTGGGAATTCTCAGTGATTAAgctgggaggggaaaaaaaatcatgttaatTAACCATTGTTCAAAAATAATTGGGTCTTCTGATTGTAAAAGCATGTCAGTGACTCTGCCCTTTCCTGCCCTCTCTCAGGGAATGTTTAACACAGTGCTTGAGGTGGCAAAGTTCGAGGGTGC
This is a stretch of genomic DNA from Ictalurus punctatus breed USDA103 chromosome 13, Coco_2.0, whole genome shotgun sequence. It encodes these proteins:
- the bms1 gene encoding ribosome biogenesis protein BMS1 homolog isoform X1 is translated as MEEKVQKRHQQKQSGPKAKKKKMRQQGTELEQEERKRNPKAFSVHSAVRMARTFHRTQDIKTKKHHIPLVDRTPLEPPPVVVVVMGPPKVGKSTLIRCLIKNYTRQKLSDICGPVTIVSGKKRRLTFIECNNDINTMIDLAKVADLVLMLIDASFGFEMETFEFLNICQVHGFPRVMGVLTHLDSFKNNKSLNKTKKRLKHRFWTEVYQGAKLFYLSGMVYGEYQTQEVKNLGRFISVMKFRPLVWQTSHPYVVADRMEDLTEPEAIRLDPKCDRTVSLYGYLRGTFLKNKGQVHIPGIGDFSVSDISFLPDPCPLPDMLKKRALNEKERLLYAPMAGVGGVVYDKDAVYIDMPVGHVKQDQEELRPATELMQSLMGTQATLDVKIAASKVSLFTGTAALTPEEVQEKSGKEGPVESRVWDQETQRERRKAVFSDDAETDNGEGIDEEESDEGESKEEKADEEEDEEEEEHDDDEEEEEDKDDESKLDKSEVAKDGRKTVKEAAPPMKRQKLEQNGKDSMPVVEMPAFADSDDDLENSDEESEGEETDEDEEEEMEEEKQKTKKSSSAPLDSGHCSEEEDDDDDDGEEVQGDSDSEMEEQISVKPTLREATKLKTSDEEEMDAEDGELGSETAGALRWKEDLARKAMEAFQRRQRAAPNLRKLVYGTVVEEEEENSEEEELGGLFRVSRPEKSKKLRADAVDCSRFQPDASHDWDQEEMLASIRDCFVTGKWEGDKDAATLLKEDDEMYGDFEDLETGEIHKAKSGKGDEAEQGEEEEEEEEEEEEAPKLVKIDDDEAQKNKRLEKKKRLKERFNAEYDDDATYFDDLKEEMQKQAELNRAEFEDMDDETRVQYEGFRPGMYVRLEIPALPCEFVTNFDPHYPVILGALGASEGNIGYLQMRLKKHRWFNRILKTRDPLILSLGWRRFQTIPLYHIEDHNGRHRLLKYTPEHMHCGASIWGPITPQGTGFLAVQSVAGTQANFRIAATGVVLDLDKSVTIVKKLKLVGYPYKIFKNTCFVQGMFNTVLEVAKFEGASLRTVSGIKGQIKKALRTPPGTFRATFEDRLLMSDIVFLRSWYPVSVPQLYNPVTSLLMSVGQKDKWTGMRTLGQLKHDLEIRNQPNQDSLYKPIERQKRHFNPLRIPKELQKSLPFKSKPKLQEAKGKIPRDLQRPVVIREPHERKVAALLDALSTVYSQKSKKARTEQHTKHKEFLKKKEKQESEKLKRQKEERKKVYRAMGQKEKKKLKASLKGASKDD
- the bms1 gene encoding ribosome biogenesis protein BMS1 homolog isoform X2, which produces MEEKVQKRHQQKQSGPKAKKKKMRQQGTELEQEERKRNPKAFSVHSAVRMARTFHRTQDIKTKKHHIPLVDRTPLEPPPVVVVVMGPPKVGKSTLIRCLIKNYTRQKLSDICGPVTIVSGKKRRLTFIECNNDINTMIDLAKVADLVLMLIDASFGFEMETFEFLNICQVHGFPRVMGVLTHLDSFKNNKSLNKTKKRLKHRFWTEVYQGAKLFYLSGMVYGEYQTQEVKNLGRFISVMKFRPLVWQTSHPYVVADRMEDLTEPEAIRLDPKCDRTVSLYGYLRGTFLKNKGQVHIPGIGDFSVSDISFLPDPCPLPDMLKKRALNEKERLLYAPMAGVGGVVYDKDAVYIDMPVGHVKQDQEELRPATELMQSLMGTQATLDVKIAASKVSLFTGTAALTPEEVQEKSGKEGPVESRVWDQETQRERRKAVFSDDAETDNGEGIDEEESDEGESKEEKADEEEDEEEEEHDDDEEEEEDKDDESKLDKSEVAKDGRKTVKEAAPPMKRQKLEQNGKDSMPVVEMPAFADSDDDLENSDEESEGEETDEDEEEEMEEEKQKTKKSSSAPLDSGHCSEEEDDDDDDGEEVQGDSDSEMEEQISVKPTLREATKLKTSDEEEMDAEDGELGSETAGALRWKEDLARKAMEAFQRRQRAAPNLRKLVYGTVVEEEEENSEEEELGGLFRVSRPEKSKKLRADAVDCSRFQPDASHDWDQEEMLASIRDCFVTGKWEGDKDAATLLKEDDEMYGDFEDLETGEIHKAKSGKGDEAEGEEEEEEEEEEEEAPKLVKIDDDEAQKNKRLEKKKRLKERFNAEYDDDATYFDDLKEEMQKQAELNRAEFEDMDDETRVQYEGFRPGMYVRLEIPALPCEFVTNFDPHYPVILGALGASEGNIGYLQMRLKKHRWFNRILKTRDPLILSLGWRRFQTIPLYHIEDHNGRHRLLKYTPEHMHCGASIWGPITPQGTGFLAVQSVAGTQANFRIAATGVVLDLDKSVTIVKKLKLVGYPYKIFKNTCFVQGMFNTVLEVAKFEGASLRTVSGIKGQIKKALRTPPGTFRATFEDRLLMSDIVFLRSWYPVSVPQLYNPVTSLLMSVGQKDKWTGMRTLGQLKHDLEIRNQPNQDSLYKPIERQKRHFNPLRIPKELQKSLPFKSKPKLQEAKGKIPRDLQRPVVIREPHERKVAALLDALSTVYSQKSKKARTEQHTKHKEFLKKKEKQESEKLKRQKEERKKVYRAMGQKEKKKLKASLKGASKDD